From Odontesthes bonariensis isolate fOdoBon6 chromosome 21, fOdoBon6.hap1, whole genome shotgun sequence, a single genomic window includes:
- the LOC142371303 gene encoding nuclear GTPase SLIP-GC-like has product MDDFVRDKLIQWNLRNWIERFEEEEIDEESLFCLDDQTIDKLIPKIGPSSRLKSKLKQLKIQQQHEEATDFTAVLPSTSNTANQGKRKLDLQGKSSKSPTKRQRNSVSEAVILFEVKKIISHVNERLLIQEKTKLNAFLKTKITDLAKDKRELVGVFGRTGTGKSSLINTIIGEKNLLPTGSVTACTSVMIKVEANMHNEKYEAEIEFITKEEWKDELWSKDQVLRDGANQNDNEYHDIDDKLSALYGKEWLKKSHENLMDSKYFREIPEFLQSDILNLTSESAKELSAKLVKYTRNGTEQGESGEIKRSYWPLVKCVTVKVPNNDLLQHVTIVDLPGNGDRNKSRNKMWKEIVGDCSTVWIVTDINRAASDEESWEILESAASLLGNGGECQRIHFICTKSDLVEDFDDHSKDEVRDLILKQKRKAKAGVLKEFSKLTTIKKHFSGDCLKVFTVSSKEFLNGKLLNPEDTEIPMLQDFLKEINDCHSKTLNYVSGAYGILSLIQGANSGEAAGKKTVVCKELEKNIRDQLALVKEAMEKAYKIFDRDLSEGVEKSRRSCERDLTSFLCPKDGRGFHRTLRSVVEKGGVHKPKNGKQINLNMKLASYLMDSIDDEFRKTFPNEKKRGPFNGVINRFSLGTERLTEKYKEVELQLTFLKTEEEKTKQKINNFIRDHKKKIYSSLMETIEETMTKCYERAADIIGEGSLEKMQNEILSHLKTSMDMFERAKAVLLEQLHDLTVEILEFLEEAMKESIEHSLKMDDYSIPDIVNDWATVQKFLAELKVRSAEKTT; this is encoded by the exons atgGATGATTTTGTGCGTGACAAACTTATTCAATGGAATCTAAGAAATTGGATTGAAAGATTTGAAG aGGAAGAAATTGACGAGGAATCTCTATTTTGCCTTGATGATCAAACTATTGATAAGTTGATTCCAAAAATTGGACCAAGCTCAAGATTAAAGTCGAAACTCAAGCAGTTAAAG ATTCAACAGCAGCATGAAGAGGCAACAGATTTTACTGCG GTTTTGCCATCCACAAGTAATACAG CAAATCAAGGGAAAAGAAAGCTGGATCTCCAGGGCAAGTCAAGCAAATCACCAACTAAAAGGCAGCGTAACTCTGTATCAG AAGCAGTCATACTGTTTGAGGTGAAAAAAATAATCAGCCATGTCAATGAGAGACTACTCATCCAAGAAAAGACAAAGCTCAATGCTTTCCTTAA GACTAAAATCACAGATTTGGCAAAAGATAAAAGGGAACTGGTTGGTGTCTTTGGCCGAACTGGAACTGGGAAGAGTTCTTTGATAAACACTATCATCGGGGAGAAGAATCTTTTGCCTACTGGGAGTGTCACTGCATGTACTTCAGTTATGATTAAAGTAGAGGCTAACATGCACAACGAGAAGTATGAAGCTGAGATTGAGTTCATTACAAAAGAG gagTGGAAAGATGAGTTGTGGTCCAAGGATCAGGTTCTGAGGGACGGTGCAAATCAGAATGATAATGAATACCATGACATTGATGACAAGCTGTCAGCACTGTATGGAAAGGAATGGTTGAAGAAATCCCATGAAAACCTCATGGACAGCAAATATTTCAGAGAAATTCCAGAATTTCTCCAGTCTGACATCTTGAATTTGACAAGTGAATCA GCTAAAGAGCTGTCTGCAAAATTAGTCAAATACACAAGAAATGGCACAGAACAAGGAGAAAGTGGAGAAATAAAGAGATCGTACTGGCCACTTGTAAAGTGTGTGACTGTCAAGGTGCCAAACAATGATCTTCTCCAACATGTGACGATTGTGGATCTTCCTGGAAATGGGGACCGTAACAAGAGCAGAAATAAAATGTGGAAAGAG ATTGTTGGAGACTGCTCTACTGTGTGGATTGTCACTGATATCAATCGAGCAGCATCTGACGAGGAATCCTGGGAGATCCTGGAAAGTGCTGCTAGTCTCCTTGGAAATGGTGGCGAGTGTCAACGCATTCACTTTATCTGCACCAAATCTGATCTTGTTGAAGATTTTGATGATCA CTCAAAAGATGAAGTTCGGGACCTCATactcaaacaaaaaagaaaagccaagGCTGGAGTGCTCAAAGAATTCAGCAAGCTAACCACAATTAAG AAACACTTCAGTGGTGACTGTTTGAAAGTGTTCACAGTGAGCTCCAAAGAGTTTCTGAATGGGAAACTTCTAAATCCAGAGGACACTG AAATACCAATGCTTCAAGACTTTTTGAAAGAAATCAATGACTGTCACTCAAAGACACTAAACTATGTGTCTGGAGCTTATGGGATTCTGTCTTTGATTCAAGGGGCCAACTCGGGAGAAGCA GCTGGCAAAAAAACTGTTGTGTGTAAAGAGCTTGAGAAAAACATCAGGGATCAACTCGCCTTAGTTAAAGAAGCAATGGAGAAGGCTTACAAGATCTTTGACCGAGACTTGAGTGAAGGAGTTGAAAAATCCAGACGTTCATGTGAAAGAGACTTGACATCCTTCTTGTGTCCC AAAGATGGACGTGGTTTTCACAGGACATTGAGGTCTGTTGTCGAGAAGGGTGGCGTCCACAAACCCAAAAATGGCAAACAAATAAACCTCAACATGAAGTTGGCTTCATACCTGATGGACAGCATTGATGATGAATTTAGGAAGACCTTCCC aaatgaaaaaaaacgtgGACCATTCAACGGGGTCATCAACAGATTTTctcttggcacagagagactgacTGAGAAGTACAAAGAAGTGGAACTACAGCTGACATTTCTCAAGACAGAG gAAGAGAAGACTAAGCAAAAGATAAACAATTTCATTCGTGACCACAAGAAAAAAATCTACAGCAGTCTGATGGAGACAATAGAGGAAACCATGACAAAGTGCTATGAGA gAGCTGCAGATATTATAGGAGAGGGCTCACTTGAGAAGATGCAGAATGAGATTTTGAGTCATTTAAAAACTTCAATGGACATGTTTGAACGGGCTAAAGCGGTTTTGCTTGAACAGCTGCATGACTTGACG GTTGAAATCCTGGAATTCCTGGAGGAAGCCATGAAGGAATCAATTGAGCATTCACTAAAGATGGATGACTACTCAATCCCAG ATATCGTCAATGATTGGGCTACAGTGCAGAAGTTCCTTGCGGAACTGAAAGTAAGATCAGCTGAAAAAACAACATAG